In the Geoalkalibacter sp. genome, AAGCGGCCAAAGCCGCTTGGTGGAAAGGAAAACCGCGATGACCCTTTTAGCACGCCACGCCGCAAAAGGCAAGGCAACCTCAGCCTCACGCCCTCGCGCCAAGGGGTTCGGCCCATGAGGGAACTATGCGGCAATCTCTGGGATCACCTCGGCCAAGCCGTGCTGGTCATCACCACCAACGGCCGGGTCGACCGCCAAGGGCGCGCCCTACTCGGCCGTGGCTGCGCCCGCCAGGCGTTGGCCTATTTTCCCCAGCTTGCCGAACATCTCGGGCGCCTGCTGCGCGAGCAGGGCCTTCAGGTGCACGACCTGGGCAACGGGCTGGTGAGCTTTCCCGTGGAAGAAACTCCCTGGTCTCGACCCGACCCGCGCCTGATTGCACGTTCGGCCGCCCAGCTCAGGGCCCTGGCCGATCATCAGGGCTGGCGGAAAATCATCGTTCCCCGCCCCGGCTGCGGCGGCGGAGGGCTCTCCTGGCAGGAGGTGCAACCCTTACTGCTGGAGCACTTCGATGAGCGCTTCTGGGTGATTGCCGCGCCGGAGCAGACCCTTGCCACCGGCGGCGATGAGCAAGTATGAAGCGCGGGCGTTACAGCTGCTCGCTTGAATGCACGAGGTTTTTTCCTCCGGGGCGCATTCCCTCGGCGGCCGACAAAAGAATCGAAATCAACGTCAGCAGAAAAAAGAATCGTAGTCCACCAGCAAGCCGGAAAGACCAAGGGCCCAGCCACTTTCGGCTAAGCCCTTGTTTTTACTGGCGGAGGGGGTGGGATTCGAACCCACGGTACCTTGCGGTACAACAGATTTCGAGTCTGTCACCTTCGACCTCTCGGACACCCCTCCGCATAGGGGATCTGGCAAAGTCAGTCTTGACCCTTTTCTTTGCGTTTTTCTTCCCGCAGGCGGCGGAAAAAGCCGCTGAGCAGGGCGCTGCATTCTTGCTCCAGGATGCCTTCGCTGACCGTCACGCGGTGGTTGAAGCGCATGTCGCTGGAGAAGTCGTAAATCGAGCCGACAGCCCCGGCGCGCGGATCGCGGCAAGCGAACACCAGGCGCGGGATGCGCGCCAGGATGACGGCGCCCATGCACATGACGCAGGGCTCCAGAGTCACGTACAGGGTGGTGTCGAGGAGCCGCCAGGAATCGAGCGCGGCGGCCGCCTCGCGAATGGCGATCATCTCGGCGTGGGTGGTCGGATCGTTGCTGGTTTCGCGACGGTTGTGCCCGCGACCGATGACCCGCTCGCCGTGGACAAGGACCGCGCCGATGGGCACTTCCCCGAGCTTTTCAGCCTCGCGCGCCTCGCAAAGCGCCATTTCCATGAAGCGCAGGTCCTGGGCTTGCTGTTGCGTAGCGCTGATTTGCAAGGATTTCGCCATCCTCTTCGACACAAGGGCTATCTTTTACCACGAACCGCGATCGATGACAAGCATGGAAACTAAAGGTTTTTTCGACATCGGATTGGGCGGAGCGTCGCGGGAAACAGAAAAAAATTGGGGCAGTCCGGAAGGAGGTCAATCCGGACTGCCCCGGGTCTCAACAAACGGAGAAGAGGGGGGAGAGGGTATCGAACGCCCGCCTGCCACAACAGGCCTTCGATGGCTGTGAATTTACCTCAGATGAGGATGGTTCGCCACGTTGGAGCATGCACGATTTGCTTCCCATTCCGGCATGGTTCAACTGCGCGAATCCACAGTTTTTCTCCTGCGCGCGCCTGGGGTTTTTGCGTTTTTGTAGTATTGTAGTAGCAAAACTTCCCCGTTGATGATTGGAGATTCATGGCGCCGCATCGCGGTGCCGGGGGCTTTCATGGTGAAAAAGGGACCTGAGGGCAGAGATCTGGTCGTGATCGTCGGCTGCGGTCGTCTCGGCGCCGGTCTCGCCGGGCGTATCAGCCTGTCAGGTCGTTCAGTGGTCGTGATCGACCGGCGGGAAGATGCCTTCAACCTGCTGCCCGCGGAATTCAGCGGTTTTCGCATCCTCGGCGATGCCGTCGAACACGAGGTGCTGCGCGAGGCCCATCTTGCCGAGGCCCGCTGCCTGATCGCCGTCACCCAGAAGGACACGCTCAATCTCATGGTCGCCCAGGTCGCCCGCCTGATTTTTGCCGTGCCTCGGGTGCTCGCGCGCGTCTATGATCCGCGCAAAGATGTTTTCTACCAGCGCTTCGGCATCGAGACGATCAGCCCGACCAGGCTGGCGGCCGAGTCTCTGGCCAAGGCCGTCGAACGCGACTAACTGGAGGCCAAGCCCTTGCGCATCCTCATGGTCGGTCAAGGCGAACTCGCCTACTACCTGGCGCGGCGGTTCGCCGCGAAAAAGCACCGCGTCACCGTGGTCATCGCCGATCCTCAAGAAGCCCGCGAACTTGCGCGCCGCCTGGATGTCGCCATCCTTGCCGGCGATGGGACCGACTTGCAGGTGCTTGACAACGCCGGGGCGCGTCGCGCGGACGCCGTGTTGGCCCTCACCCCCCATGACGAGGACAACCTCGCCATCTGCCAGATCGCCTCGGGAGAGTTTCAGGTACCACGCACCATGGCCCTGGTCAACGACCCCGACAACGAAGAGGTTTTTCACAAACTCAACGTCTCGGTGGCCATATCCGCGACGCGCATCCTCTCGACCCTCATTCAGGAAGAGGCCGTCTTTGAACAGATCGCCGAGATCACGGCGCTGGCCGAAGGCAAGGTGTCCGTGTCGGAGGTCAGTCTCGCCCCCCAGTCCCCGGCCCTCGACCGGACTCTTCAGGAACTTGAACTGCCGCCCGATGCCTTGATCGGCGGCATCATCCGCGAGGGACGGGTGATCGTGCCCGGCGGCCGCACTCAACTGCGGGCGGGTGATCGGCTGATTCTCATCGCCACCGCCGAGAGCCTTGACGCGGCCATGGCCCTTCTCGCCGGAGGACCCCGGTGAACGAAGCGGACCGACGTTACGGGGCGTTCCTGCGCCTGCGCTATCGCAACATTCTTGGCTACACCGCCCTGGTCTGCGCCCTGATCGGCTTGCTCATCGCGCTGCCGGCAACGCTGGTGGCGGCTTACCCCGAGGAAAAAAACAGCGCCTGGCTGTTCGCGGCAACCGGATTGCTCCTGATTGCGCTTTCCCTGGGGCTCTGGCGGCGCTTTTGCCCAAGGGAGAAGGACTCGCTGAGCCTGGACGAAGGGGCGGCGGTCGTGGTCCTGTCCTGGATGGTGGCGATCCTTGCCGGCGCCGTGCCGTTTCTGGGCATGGGTCTTGACTGGACGCGGGCGGTGTTCGAGGCCACCAGCGGCTGGACCACCACCGGCCTCTCGGTGATCGATGTTGAGCGTGCCTCGCCCCTGATCTTGTTTTTCCGCAGCCTCATGCAGCTTGCCGGGGGCGCGGGACTGGCCATCATCATGCTCAGCGCCCTGACCGGCCCCGCCGGCGTCAGCCTCAGCACCGCCGAGGGCCGCGCCGAGCAACTGGTCGCCAACGTGCGCCAATCCGCGCGGCTGGTGCTATTTCTTTACGGCGCCTATGTCACCTTCGGCGTCGCGGCGCTCAAGCTTTGCGGCCTGAGCTGGTTCGACGCCGTCAACCACGCCTTTTGCGCCCTTTCCACCGGCGGTTTCTCCACCCGCCCCGAATCCATCGGCGCCTGGCGCAGCCCGGCCGTCGAAGGGGTGACCATCCTGCTCATGCTGCTGGGGATGACGAACTTTCTCATCGGCTACGCCCTATGGCGGGGAGATCTGCGCACGGTGGCGCGCAACGGTGAGATGCGCCTGCAGGCCCTGCTGTTGCCGTTTTTGCTGATCGCCCTGTACGGCGGCGTGACCCTGCGCCTCGACGCGGAGCCCGCCGGTGCCCTGCGCGCCGCCCTGTTTCAGGCGGTGAGCGCCCTCTCGACCACCGGTTACGCAACGGTCGATCCGCGCGAGTGGAACAGCCTGGGCTGGGCTCTACTTCTCATGGCCATGCTCATCGGCGGCGGCGCGGGCTCCACCGCCGGCGGCCTCAAGCTCTACCGGGTGCATGCCCTGGCGCGCGGTCTGCTCTGGCAACTGCGGGCGCAGCTCTCGCCGCGCGGCCTGGTCAATCAACCCGCCCTCTGGGTCGGTGAGCAGCGCCGCGTTCTCGACGACGCGCAGCTGCGCCAGCTGGGGTTGTACGCCTTTCTTTACCTGGGCACCTGGCTGGCGGGCGGCTGTGCCCTGGCGGCCTACGGGCACCCCCTTGCCGACAGCCTCTTTGAATTCGCCAGCAGCCTCGGCACCGTCGGCCTCTCCGTCGGTCTGACCTCGGCCGCGGCACCCGATGGACAGCTCTGGATCCAGATCGGCGGCATGATCCTCGGGCGTCTGGAATTCTTCGTGGTTTTCGCCGGGCTGCTCAAACTGGGGCGCGACCTGCCCCTTCTGCTTGGCGCCGGCGCCCGAAGCTGAGGCTCTCCCACAATGCGGCGACAATCCACCCCCTTGGAATTTACATGGCGGAAAATCGCGCTAGGTTAATATGGCAACGAGAAATCTCGCTATGATGCATCTATGGAAATACAGGAGCTGAAAGGAGTCGCCCCATGAACGTTTTCGTGAAATGTTTCGCCCAATTATCTAGGGATGAGGCGTGCAACTATCACGGCAGCACACCCCATGAACTTGCCGAAGGCGCCGCCAGCGTGAAACATCTGATCGAGAAACTGGGATTGCGTCACGAAGAGATCAAGCTCATCTTTGTGAACAACCTGATCGTACCTCCCGAGACAATCCTCCATGAGGGGGATCAAGTGGCCCTTGCCCCGGCAACGGGCGGAATGTAAGTTTCCGAGATAGAGAGCAAATGCCGCGCAGGGACCACACGACCCCTGAAAGCAGAAAAGGCTTAGCTGAAAAATCAGCTAAGCCTTTGATTTTAGTGGCGCGCCTCGAGAGATTCGAACTCCCGGCCTTCTGATCCGTAGTCAGACGCTCTATCCAGCTGAGCTAGAGGCGCGCAAGGAGGTTATCCTTATCGCTCAAAACCGTTCGGATGTCAAGTCTTATTTCTCAGGATGTTCATCCGCCGCCGCGGGAATAAAATCCACCAGCGCAAAGCCGTAGCGCGGGTGATAATAGGCGTGGGCCTCGGGATAGAGGCTGAACAGCCAACCGACGAACAGTTCCTCGTCCGCGTCGCGAATGCGGATCTGCACGCCCGGGTTGTTGAGCTGATTGGAGGAAGAGGTCATGGTGAGACCATGCATGATGAAATCAGGCAGAAAAGCCA is a window encoding:
- a CDS encoding ADP-ribose-binding protein: MRELCGNLWDHLGQAVLVITTNGRVDRQGRALLGRGCARQALAYFPQLAEHLGRLLREQGLQVHDLGNGLVSFPVEETPWSRPDPRLIARSAAQLRALADHQGWRKIIVPRPGCGGGGLSWQEVQPLLLEHFDERFWVIAAPEQTLATGGDEQV
- the tadA gene encoding tRNA adenosine(34) deaminase TadA yields the protein MAKSLQISATQQQAQDLRFMEMALCEAREAEKLGEVPIGAVLVHGERVIGRGHNRRETSNDPTTHAEMIAIREAAAALDSWRLLDTTLYVTLEPCVMCMGAVILARIPRLVFACRDPRAGAVGSIYDFSSDMRFNHRVTVSEGILEQECSALLSGFFRRLREEKRKEKGQD
- a CDS encoding potassium channel family protein, which produces MVKKGPEGRDLVVIVGCGRLGAGLAGRISLSGRSVVVIDRREDAFNLLPAEFSGFRILGDAVEHEVLREAHLAEARCLIAVTQKDTLNLMVAQVARLIFAVPRVLARVYDPRKDVFYQRFGIETISPTRLAAESLAKAVERD
- a CDS encoding NAD-binding protein; this encodes MRILMVGQGELAYYLARRFAAKKHRVTVVIADPQEARELARRLDVAILAGDGTDLQVLDNAGARRADAVLALTPHDEDNLAICQIASGEFQVPRTMALVNDPDNEEVFHKLNVSVAISATRILSTLIQEEAVFEQIAEITALAEGKVSVSEVSLAPQSPALDRTLQELELPPDALIGGIIREGRVIVPGGRTQLRAGDRLILIATAESLDAAMALLAGGPR
- a CDS encoding TrkH family potassium uptake protein, yielding MNEADRRYGAFLRLRYRNILGYTALVCALIGLLIALPATLVAAYPEEKNSAWLFAATGLLLIALSLGLWRRFCPREKDSLSLDEGAAVVVLSWMVAILAGAVPFLGMGLDWTRAVFEATSGWTTTGLSVIDVERASPLILFFRSLMQLAGGAGLAIIMLSALTGPAGVSLSTAEGRAEQLVANVRQSARLVLFLYGAYVTFGVAALKLCGLSWFDAVNHAFCALSTGGFSTRPESIGAWRSPAVEGVTILLMLLGMTNFLIGYALWRGDLRTVARNGEMRLQALLLPFLLIALYGGVTLRLDAEPAGALRAALFQAVSALSTTGYATVDPREWNSLGWALLLMAMLIGGGAGSTAGGLKLYRVHALARGLLWQLRAQLSPRGLVNQPALWVGEQRRVLDDAQLRQLGLYAFLYLGTWLAGGCALAAYGHPLADSLFEFASSLGTVGLSVGLTSAAAPDGQLWIQIGGMILGRLEFFVVFAGLLKLGRDLPLLLGAGARS
- a CDS encoding MoaD/ThiS family protein; this encodes MNVFVKCFAQLSRDEACNYHGSTPHELAEGAASVKHLIEKLGLRHEEIKLIFVNNLIVPPETILHEGDQVALAPATGGM